The Methanohalophilus levihalophilus genome has a segment encoding these proteins:
- a CDS encoding DUF2150 family protein, which translates to MPTTQNKQITHEFYTQERWTNWLKQVEESDFKLSEDEEESKDGAIFVNMQDDVILACLKVIAKHQNGEYDAEETDDILASIQDIVLEKPENISEDAEIMIESLQNSFVAAFASFEKYLYEDFDADANIEDLIDEAVKAEEAEDIDGALDLIAQIGALVLSEKELPAEKLEEMPYGFVAELMDGIDSIEAAMVGADSYKEDDGDYEI; encoded by the coding sequence ATGCCGACAACCCAGAATAAACAGATTACTCATGAATTTTATACGCAGGAGCGCTGGACAAACTGGTTGAAGCAGGTAGAAGAAAGTGACTTCAAGCTCAGCGAGGACGAAGAGGAGAGCAAGGACGGAGCTATTTTTGTCAATATGCAGGATGATGTAATACTTGCCTGCCTGAAAGTCATTGCAAAGCATCAGAATGGAGAATATGACGCTGAAGAAACCGATGATATTCTTGCGAGCATTCAGGACATTGTACTTGAAAAACCAGAAAACATATCCGAAGATGCAGAAATCATGATCGAGTCTCTTCAAAACTCATTTGTTGCAGCTTTTGCATCTTTTGAGAAATATCTCTACGAAGACTTTGACGCTGATGCAAACATTGAAGACTTAATCGATGAAGCTGTCAAGGCCGAAGAAGCTGAGGACATCGACGGAGCACTCGATCTGATAGCCCAAATAGGAGCACTTGTACTTAGCGAAAAAGAACTTCCAGCTGAGAAACTGGAAGAAATGCCTTATGGTTTTGTAGCTGAACTAATGGACGGTATTGACTCTATTGAAGCTGCCATGGTTGGCGCCGATAGCTACAAAGAAGATGACGGCGATTACGAAATTTAA
- a CDS encoding UPF0179 family protein — MDDDTKITLIGTQLAREGLEFVFEREAPECDKCKLKNTCLDLERGRKYRITEVRSDKLQECFVHEEGAYVVVVEKAPIVAAIDSKNAVEGATIRYKAPNCETEDPETFELCHPAGLKDGDKCIITETFGPVEIGEEENLKKVELKLA; from the coding sequence ATGGATGATGACACCAAGATCACACTTATCGGAACCCAGCTTGCCCGGGAGGGTCTGGAGTTCGTTTTTGAAAGGGAAGCTCCCGAATGTGATAAATGTAAGTTGAAAAATACTTGCCTTGATCTTGAAAGGGGTAGAAAGTACAGGATTACCGAAGTTCGGTCAGATAAGCTTCAGGAGTGTTTTGTTCACGAAGAAGGAGCATATGTAGTTGTAGTTGAAAAAGCTCCCATCGTTGCAGCAATTGATTCCAAGAATGCAGTAGAAGGTGCAACAATCAGGTATAAGGCACCAAATTGTGAAACCGAAGACCCGGAAACTTTTGAATTGTGTCATCCCGCCGGATTGAAAGACGGAGACAAATGTATAATCACTGAAACATTTGGACCTGTAGAAATCGGCGAAGAGGAAAACCTGAAAAAGGTTGAACTGAAATTAGCATAA
- a CDS encoding NAD(P)-dependent glycerol-1-phosphate dehydrogenase, with product MESVKNSKWMQLPRDVLVGSGVINKVDEVCQDLLLGEHGLIITGKKTSGIAGKPVQDMLEDCGKSIDTFVAKRASMEEVERAMELVNEENIGFLMGVGSGSSIDVAKLAATQLGVPFLSIPTAASHDGIVSSRASIIKDGDSASIQANAPMAVIADTEIIAKAPYRLLAAGCGDIISNCTAVLDWELAHRLQNVAFSEYAAALSKMTANILIDSAGSIKPELESSVRMVVKALVSSGVAMSIAGSSRPASGSEHMFSHALNKLAPNPALHGEQCGVGTILMMYLHGGDWRRIKQGLETINAPTTANALGIEDKYILEALVECHKIRPERYTVLGTGITRDAAEIVAKTTGVIS from the coding sequence ATGGAAAGCGTTAAGAACAGCAAGTGGATGCAACTTCCAAGAGACGTCCTTGTAGGCAGTGGAGTTATCAACAAGGTAGACGAGGTCTGCCAGGACTTATTGCTTGGAGAACACGGACTCATCATAACAGGGAAGAAAACCAGTGGAATTGCAGGAAAACCTGTGCAAGACATGCTGGAAGATTGCGGAAAAAGCATTGACACTTTTGTTGCAAAAAGGGCATCCATGGAAGAAGTCGAAAGAGCAATGGAACTCGTTAATGAGGAAAACATCGGATTCCTGATGGGTGTTGGGAGCGGAAGCTCCATTGATGTTGCCAAACTCGCAGCCACCCAGCTCGGAGTCCCTTTCCTGAGTATACCCACAGCTGCTTCACACGATGGTATTGTATCATCAAGAGCCTCGATAATCAAAGATGGGGACAGCGCATCCATACAGGCAAACGCCCCCATGGCAGTAATTGCAGATACAGAAATTATTGCAAAAGCACCATATCGTCTGCTTGCAGCAGGATGCGGAGACATAATTTCCAATTGTACAGCAGTGCTTGATTGGGAATTAGCACACCGCCTCCAGAACGTAGCATTCAGCGAATATGCAGCAGCCCTTTCCAAGATGACGGCAAACATCCTTATTGATTCTGCAGGATCCATTAAACCTGAACTTGAAAGCTCTGTGAGAATGGTGGTTAAAGCACTTGTTTCCAGCGGAGTTGCAATGAGTATTGCAGGTTCCTCAAGGCCAGCATCCGGATCTGAGCATATGTTCAGCCATGCCCTTAACAAGCTTGCACCAAACCCTGCACTTCACGGGGAGCAATGCGGAGTGGGAACAATCCTGATGATGTACCTGCATGGAGGAGACTGGAGAAGAATCAAACAGGGACTCGAAACTATCAATGCTCCAACAACCGCAAATGCTCTCGGGATTGAAGATAAATATATATTAGAAGCGCTTGTTGAATGTCATAAAATCAGACCGGAACGATACACTGTCCTTGGAACCGGGATTACCAGGGATGCTGCGGAAATTGTCGCAAAGACAACCGGAGTAATTTCATAA